The following coding sequences are from one Roseburia hominis A2-183 window:
- a CDS encoding penicillin-binding transpeptidase domain-containing protein, with amino-acid sequence MFFKSRLAVAAVLMTVLFGVLLWRVFYLQIVKGEKYQDNYTLKIVKERTLNSTRGNIYDRNGELLAYNELAYSITIEDNGSYSSTDKKNESLNAEIAQVITALEKNGDAITDDFKIDRTGEGTYEFNVTGTSLKRFLADVYGESSYDDLGMNKKLGYDTSQATVDQVMDYLRNDCYGIDDSYSDEMAFKITIVRFAMAQNAYQKYIATTIATNVSEESVAYISEHAQELQGVEVMDDTIRKYNNSEYFASILGYTGKISSEEYAKLSETDDSYTTNDVVGKGGIEQYMDSYLKGEKGYEKLYVDYLGKAIEVIDRKESKAGNNLYLSLDSDLQIAVYNLLEQEIAGIVYSNIDNPSSDIPIPITDVYFALINNNVIDLSHFDSTDASTAEQSVSAIFSARQDVVKSQLREQLTGNTPTDFKDLSEEEQDYFTYIIRRLRKNNILADSNIDTSDEVYQQWQQGECSPKDYLNHAIAQNWIDITQFTVDEKYSDSTEIYDALCNYILEELFYEIDFSKIIYEYLITGGQISGTQLCLILFDQGVLPYNEEEIAALNNGSVTAVSFLKEKIQNLEITPAQLALDPCSGSCVVTNTKTGEVLALVTYPGYDSNRLANNVDTEYFNSLQDDKSLPQYNYATQQETAPGSTFKMVTSTAGLAEGSITIGERIRDLGVYENVSNHPKCWIFSSNGGTHGEINVSEALRDSCNYYFYEVGYRLATNNYSTAYNDSLGIEKLQKYASLFGLNERTGIEIEEAAPQIANEFPVMAAIGQSNNNYTTVQLARYVTAVANEGTVYQYTLLNRLEDSDGNVLQTFEPQVRNQIDVLDTEEWNAIHSGMRMVVENTKEFDGFPIEAAGKTGTAQQNLKRPNHALFVGYAPYDDPEISIATRIAYGYTSHNAAKLARNVFAYYFNVENEDELLNGQAANGNSSSNEISD; translated from the coding sequence ATGTTTTTTAAATCGAGACTTGCCGTTGCTGCCGTTCTTATGACGGTGCTGTTCGGTGTGCTTTTGTGGCGCGTGTTCTACCTACAGATCGTAAAGGGCGAGAAATATCAGGACAACTACACCTTAAAGATCGTAAAAGAGCGGACCTTGAACAGTACGCGCGGCAATATCTACGACCGCAACGGCGAACTGCTCGCATACAATGAGCTGGCTTATTCGATCACCATCGAGGACAACGGCAGTTACAGCAGCACCGATAAGAAAAACGAATCGTTAAACGCCGAGATTGCCCAGGTTATCACTGCACTGGAGAAAAACGGCGATGCGATCACCGATGATTTTAAGATTGACCGCACCGGAGAGGGTACCTACGAATTCAATGTCACAGGTACCTCGTTAAAACGTTTCCTGGCGGATGTTTACGGCGAGAGCAGTTACGATGATCTCGGCATGAACAAAAAGCTTGGCTACGACACCTCCCAGGCGACCGTGGATCAGGTTATGGACTATCTCCGCAACGACTGTTACGGCATCGACGACAGCTACAGCGACGAGATGGCGTTCAAGATCACGATCGTGCGTTTTGCCATGGCGCAGAATGCCTACCAGAAATATATCGCAACCACGATTGCGACCAACGTATCCGAAGAATCCGTGGCGTACATCAGCGAGCACGCACAGGAACTGCAGGGCGTTGAGGTGATGGATGACACCATCCGCAAGTACAATAACAGCGAATATTTTGCCTCCATTCTCGGATACACCGGTAAAATTTCTTCCGAGGAATACGCCAAATTATCCGAGACGGATGACAGTTATACCACCAACGATGTCGTCGGCAAGGGCGGCATTGAGCAGTATATGGATTCCTACTTAAAGGGTGAAAAAGGCTACGAAAAGCTGTATGTCGACTATCTCGGAAAAGCCATCGAGGTGATTGACCGCAAGGAGTCCAAGGCCGGGAATAATCTGTACCTGTCATTGGACAGTGATCTGCAGATTGCGGTATACAATCTTTTGGAGCAGGAGATTGCGGGAATCGTGTATTCCAATATTGACAATCCTTCTTCCGATATTCCGATCCCGATCACAGATGTCTACTTTGCGTTAATCAATAACAACGTCATCGATCTCTCACACTTTGACAGTACCGACGCATCGACGGCGGAGCAGTCGGTATCCGCCATTTTTTCCGCACGGCAGGACGTGGTAAAAAGCCAGTTGAGAGAGCAGCTTACCGGCAACACGCCGACGGATTTTAAGGATCTCAGCGAGGAGGAGCAGGATTATTTCACTTATATTATCCGGAGACTCCGCAAAAATAATATTCTTGCCGACAGCAACATCGATACCTCCGATGAGGTCTACCAGCAGTGGCAGCAGGGGGAGTGCAGTCCGAAAGATTATCTAAATCACGCCATTGCCCAGAACTGGATTGACATTACCCAGTTTACGGTGGATGAAAAATACTCGGATTCCACGGAAATATATGATGCCCTGTGTAATTATATTCTGGAAGAGCTTTTCTATGAAATAGATTTTTCCAAGATCATTTATGAATATCTGATTACCGGCGGGCAGATTTCCGGGACACAGCTCTGTCTGATTCTGTTCGACCAGGGCGTGCTTCCGTACAACGAGGAAGAGATTGCAGCGTTAAACAACGGCTCTGTGACAGCGGTATCGTTCTTAAAGGAAAAGATACAGAATCTGGAGATCACACCAGCCCAGCTGGCATTGGATCCGTGCTCGGGATCGTGTGTGGTCACGAATACCAAGACAGGAGAGGTGTTAGCGCTTGTCACCTACCCGGGATATGACAGCAACCGTCTGGCAAACAACGTCGACACCGAATACTTTAACAGTCTGCAGGATGACAAATCACTCCCGCAGTACAATTACGCGACCCAGCAGGAGACCGCACCGGGATCTACCTTCAAGATGGTAACATCCACGGCAGGTCTGGCGGAGGGCAGCATCACAATCGGGGAGCGCATCCGTGATCTCGGCGTCTATGAGAACGTAAGCAACCATCCAAAATGCTGGATTTTTTCATCCAACGGCGGAACCCACGGGGAGATCAATGTCTCCGAAGCGCTTCGTGATTCCTGTAACTACTATTTCTACGAGGTAGGATACCGGCTTGCCACGAACAATTATTCCACGGCATATAACGATTCGCTCGGCATTGAAAAGCTTCAGAAATACGCGAGCCTCTTCGGTTTAAACGAACGCACCGGAATCGAGATCGAAGAAGCGGCGCCGCAGATCGCCAATGAATTCCCGGTCATGGCCGCTATCGGACAGAGTAATAACAACTACACCACGGTACAGCTTGCCAGATATGTGACAGCCGTCGCCAATGAGGGAACCGTCTACCAGTATACACTGTTGAACCGCCTGGAGGATTCCGACGGAAATGTGTTACAGACATTTGAGCCGCAGGTGCGCAATCAGATCGACGTGCTTGATACGGAAGAGTGGAATGCCATCCATTCCGGTATGCGCATGGTGGTGGAGAATACAAAAGAGTTTGACGGTTTTCCGATCGAGGCAGCCGGAAAAACCGGTACGGCACAGCAGAATTTAAAGCGGCCGAACCACGCATTATTTGTGGGATATGCGCCTTACGACGATCCGGAAATCTCGATCGCGACGCGTATCGCATACGGTTATACCTCTCACAATGCGGCGAAACTCGCCCGGAATGTATTTGCCTACTACTTTAATGTCGAGAATGAAGATGAACTGTTAAACGGTCAGGCTGCAAACGGCAATTCTTCATCCAACGAGATCAGTGATTAA
- the mreD gene encoding rod shape-determining protein MreD, whose protein sequence is MRRKVNVFIIIAICFLLQTTLFQALSFASISPNLLIIVVSSFGFMRGKKEGMYIGFACGLLLDIFGSGILGFYALLYMYIGYINGCFRKMFYPEDLKLPMLLIAGSDLGCNLLIYFFLFLFRNRYHFQYYLWNIMLPELVYTMLITIFLYVIILKVNQRLETLEKRSASKFV, encoded by the coding sequence ATGAGAAGAAAAGTAAATGTGTTTATTATCATTGCAATCTGTTTCCTGCTTCAGACCACGCTGTTTCAGGCATTGTCTTTCGCATCGATCTCGCCGAACCTTCTGATTATCGTCGTGTCGTCCTTCGGGTTTATGCGTGGGAAAAAAGAAGGAATGTATATCGGTTTTGCCTGTGGGCTTCTGCTTGATATCTTCGGCAGCGGAATTCTTGGATTTTATGCGCTGCTCTATATGTATATCGGCTACATCAACGGCTGTTTCCGCAAAATGTTTTACCCGGAAGACTTAAAGCTGCCCATGCTTTTGATTGCCGGCAGTGATCTGGGATGCAATCTGTTGATCTACTTTTTCTTGTTTTTGTTCCGCAATCGTTATCATTTTCAATATTATCTGTGGAACATCATGTTGCCGGAACTTGTCTACACCATGCTGATTACGATCTTTTTGTATGTGATTATCCTGAAAGTCAACCAGCGGCTTGAGACATTGGAAAAAAGGAGTGCAAGTAAGTTTGTTTGA
- the mreC gene encoding rod shape-determining protein MreC, producing the protein MKRKPKIVLPAKYILLILTVVCVAAMITSFTLNISGGPLNAVAGYVFVPMQRGINTVGAWITEKADNLKNLSDVMAENDALKKQVDELTSELNTNNLEQYELENLRELLALDQKYPSYEKVAANVIGKSSGNWFSYFTIDKGTDDGIEVDMNVIAGSGLVGIVTDVGPNYAKVTSIINDTAQISGMVTTTSDNLIVNGSLQNMNENMVIEFSNLNDSDNKVAVGDPVVTSYISDKYQQGILIGYISSLSTDSNNLTKSGTITPAVDFEHIEEVLVILDKKQSAGE; encoded by the coding sequence ATGAAACGGAAACCCAAAATTGTTTTGCCTGCCAAGTACATATTGCTGATTCTGACCGTTGTCTGCGTGGCAGCCATGATTACCAGCTTTACGCTCAATATCTCCGGCGGTCCGCTCAACGCGGTTGCCGGTTATGTGTTTGTTCCCATGCAGCGCGGGATCAACACGGTCGGCGCATGGATTACGGAGAAAGCCGACAATCTTAAAAATTTAAGCGATGTCATGGCGGAAAACGATGCGCTCAAAAAGCAGGTGGATGAGCTTACCTCCGAACTGAATACCAACAATCTGGAGCAGTATGAGCTTGAGAATCTGCGCGAGCTTCTGGCACTGGACCAGAAATACCCGAGCTATGAGAAGGTGGCTGCCAATGTCATCGGCAAGAGCAGCGGGAACTGGTTTTCCTATTTCACGATCGACAAGGGAACCGACGACGGAATTGAAGTCGACATGAATGTGATCGCCGGCAGCGGACTTGTCGGCATTGTCACGGACGTCGGCCCGAATTATGCCAAAGTCACTTCCATTATCAACGATACGGCGCAGATCAGCGGTATGGTGACGACAACCTCCGACAACCTGATCGTAAACGGAAGTCTCCAGAACATGAATGAGAACATGGTCATCGAGTTTTCCAATTTGAATGACAGCGACAATAAGGTGGCGGTTGGCGACCCTGTTGTCACGTCCTACATTTCAGATAAATATCAGCAGGGAATCTTAATCGGCTACATCAGCAGTCTTTCGACGGATTCCAACAACCTTACCAAATCCGGCACGATCACGCCGGCAGTGGATTTTGAGCATATCGAAGAGGTTCTTGTCATTCTGGACAAGAAGCAGTCAGCCGGGGAGTAG